The Populus alba chromosome 4, ASM523922v2, whole genome shotgun sequence genome contains a region encoding:
- the LOC118055075 gene encoding F-box protein At5g39250 — protein MSYEEILKAVFPLLEGADLASCMAVCKQWRDIAQDDYFWKCVCAKRWPSICKRPDPPTVTYYKLYQTFYKRQHRQIVLPPRLSFDNLEFFIDIWTDDKLIFSEVVPGPVLHTGIKNPPPGICDRLRFQLEGPDCKMTLPVEPRFKVPLGETVSVSVLVGRKDSNRVACIINKSVFDYIDRTSYRAMAFDYLGLSPAHPFVPGIRAWISLLFMDDRNDSVIDVFGIEMDFCDAAKSRDEVLWLLDILDWK, from the coding sequence ATGTCATATGAAGAAATTCTGAAGGCTGTTTTCCCTTTACTGGAGGGTGCAGACCTTGCTTCTTGCATGGCAGTGTGCAAACAGTGGAGAGATATAGCACAAGATGATTACTTTTGGAAATGTGTTTGTGCCAAGAGATGGCCTTCCATTTGCAAGAGGCCAGATCCTCCAACTGTCACATACTACAAACTATACCAGACCTTTTACAAGCGACAGCATCGACAAATCGTGCTTCCTCCAAGACTTTCCTTTGACAATTTAGaattcttcatcgacatttggactgatgataaattgatattttctgAAGTGGTCCCAGGCCCTGTTCTGCACACTGGAATCAAAAACCCACCTCCTGGAATTTGTGATAGGCTTAGATTTCAGCTTGAAGGCCCTGATTGTAAGATGACTCTACCTGTTGAGCCAAGATTCAAAGTCCCTTTAGGCGAGACTGTAAGTGTTTCAGTGCTTGTGGGGCGGAAGGATTCCAATAGGGTTGCTTGCATAATCAATAAATCTGTCTTTGATTATATAGATCGGACATCCTATAGGGCCATGGCATTTGACTATCTTGGCCTCTCACCAGCCCACCCTTTCGTTCCAGGAATCCGGGCTTGGATTTCTTTGCTATTCATGGATGATAGAAATGATAGTGTCATTGATGTCTTTGGGATTGAAATGGATTTTTGTGATGCTGCAAAATCAAGGGACGAGGTTTTGTGGCTGCTTGACATACTTGATTGGAAGTGA